A genomic window from Serinus canaria isolate serCan28SL12 chromosome 4A, serCan2020, whole genome shotgun sequence includes:
- the RBM11 gene encoding splicing regulator RBM11, translating into MSSLGRAEAAEQTLLVGNLESRVREEILYELFLQAGPLTKVMICEDKEGKTKSFGYVCFKHKVSVPYAKALLDGIRLYGRPITVQYWRGSSPSPELDSCTDGFEHHIDLESPADRHQELSGNSPFPVTPLPVNNSLPHDHPGFQEVVIPSDLSFSPYQNQSAQFKTARSYPEFATSK; encoded by the exons ATGTCATCGCTGGGGCGGGCCGAGGCGGCGGAGCAGACTCTGCTCGTAGGAAACTTGGAGAGTCGGGTCAGGGAGGAGATCCTCTACGAGCTCTTCCTGCAG GCTGGACCATTAACCAAAGTGATGATTTGTGaggacaaagaaggaaaaactaaGTCTTTTGGATATGTCTGCTTTAAACACAAAGTATCAGTGCCTTATGCAAAAGCTCTGCTGGATGGAATCCGTTTGTATGGAAGACCAATTACTGTGCAGTATTGGAGGG GGAGTTCTCCCTCACCAGAACTAGACAGTTGTACAGACGGTTTTGAACACCACATTGACTTAGAGTCTCCTGCAGACAG gcATCAAGAGCTTTCTGGAAATTCTCCATTTCCTGTTACTCCTTTGCCAGTGAACAACAGTTTACCTCATGATCACCCTGGCTTTCAAGAGGTGGTGA TACCTTCAGACTTATCCTTTTCTCCCTATCAGAATCAAAGTGCACAATTCAAGACTGCACGGAGTTATCCTGAATTTGCCACATCCAAGTGA